One stretch of Chryseobacterium indologenes DNA includes these proteins:
- a CDS encoding 2'-5' RNA ligase family protein gives MKKMYFIAVYPSQEIIEEIKEFKKDLAISFQNSKALKNEAHITLFPPFSREAELEEDIHIAFQKIDTNMHPFEIELNGFGSFPNPKNPVIFVHPEDNTHLKDLYTRVKQQFSFTPYSFTPHVTIGYRDLTWENYLKAWEKYQHKEYKTKFLVDKILLLRHDGKWVPIAEKSLTETM, from the coding sequence ATGAAAAAGATGTATTTCATTGCAGTCTATCCCTCTCAGGAAATCATTGAGGAGATAAAAGAATTTAAAAAAGACCTGGCTATTTCTTTCCAGAACTCCAAAGCATTGAAAAATGAGGCCCACATTACTCTTTTCCCTCCCTTCTCAAGAGAAGCGGAACTGGAGGAAGATATTCACATTGCATTTCAGAAAATTGATACCAACATGCACCCTTTTGAAATAGAACTGAATGGTTTTGGAAGTTTTCCCAATCCTAAAAATCCGGTGATCTTTGTACATCCTGAAGACAACACCCATTTAAAAGATCTTTACACCAGGGTCAAGCAGCAGTTCAGCTTTACACCATATTCCTTTACCCCTCATGTGACAATAGGATACAGGGACCTGACCTGGGAAAACTATCTTAAAGCATGGGAGAAATACCAACATAAAGAATATAAAACTAAATTTTTAGTTGATAAAATCTTATTGTTACGCCATGATGGTAAATGGGTTCCTATCGCAGAGAAAAGCCTTACAGAAACAATGTAA
- the ruvC gene encoding crossover junction endodeoxyribonuclease RuvC, protein MIAEKIILGIDPGTTVMGFGLISVTKGKMEMIALHELILKKYPNHETKLKYIFEKTLALIDEYHPDEVALEAPFFGKNVQSMLKLGRAQGVAMAASLYRNVPITEYSPKKIKMAITGNGNASKEQVAGMLQNLFKLKEFPTKYLDASDGLAVAVCHHFNSGTITDTKSYSGWDSFLKQNPDRLK, encoded by the coding sequence ATGATTGCAGAGAAAATAATTTTAGGTATTGATCCCGGAACAACGGTGATGGGATTTGGTCTTATTTCCGTTACAAAAGGTAAAATGGAGATGATTGCCCTTCATGAACTGATTTTAAAAAAATACCCCAACCATGAGACCAAACTAAAATATATTTTCGAAAAAACATTGGCGTTAATTGATGAATATCATCCTGACGAAGTCGCTCTTGAAGCCCCTTTCTTTGGAAAAAATGTACAGAGTATGCTGAAATTGGGACGCGCACAGGGCGTTGCTATGGCTGCCAGCTTATATAGAAATGTTCCCATCACTGAATATTCTCCTAAAAAGATCAAAATGGCCATTACCGGAAATGGTAATGCCAGTAAAGAACAGGTAGCTGGAATGCTTCAGAATCTCTTTAAGCTAAAGGAATTTCCTACCAAGTATTTAGACGCTTCCGACGGTCTTGCTGTTGCGGTATGCCACCACTTTAATTCTGGCACCATCACGGATACAAAGTCGTATTCCGGATGGGATAGTTTTTTGAAGCAGAATCCGGATAGGTTGAAGTAG
- a CDS encoding DUF4407 domain-containing protein, translated as MKTNQQTINQTNHKINWFQKFLMVCSGGNIHILRKTPSEWNKFSGIGGIVLFTAVFATLSAGYAMYTVFDDIWASIGFGILWGLMIFNLDRYIVSSIKKTGTWWNQILMSIPRLILATFLGIIISKPLELKIFEKEVNKQLNTIIQRNKKQLQGEMTGRILQQSGPFETEKKQIAEKTALYQQSYDSASVELEKEILGKESGLTSGKEGYGPNAKRKQQLKEQRRQDLENYQKQVAPRLEYLDKEISKVYTNLETERKSTETFEDKFNGFAARLQALDELGKNSAIIGLAATFIMGLFICLEISPVLVKLISHVGPYDYLLEKTENDFRLYSKEKIEKGNALTDFRVEDFKDNLKK; from the coding sequence ATGAAAACAAACCAACAAACTATAAATCAAACGAATCATAAAATAAATTGGTTCCAGAAGTTTCTGATGGTATGCTCCGGCGGAAACATTCATATTCTAAGAAAGACTCCAAGTGAATGGAATAAATTTTCCGGTATTGGGGGAATTGTGCTCTTCACGGCAGTATTTGCCACGCTGTCTGCAGGGTATGCCATGTATACAGTATTTGATGATATCTGGGCATCAATAGGATTTGGAATTCTGTGGGGATTAATGATTTTCAATCTTGACCGGTATATTGTATCTTCCATCAAAAAAACCGGAACATGGTGGAATCAGATCCTGATGTCTATTCCCCGATTAATCCTAGCCACATTCCTGGGGATTATCATTTCAAAACCGTTAGAGCTTAAAATCTTTGAAAAGGAAGTTAACAAACAACTTAACACGATTATTCAACGAAATAAAAAACAGCTTCAGGGTGAAATGACCGGAAGAATTCTTCAGCAAAGCGGACCTTTCGAAACTGAGAAAAAACAAATTGCAGAAAAAACCGCTTTATATCAGCAGTCGTACGATTCTGCATCTGTAGAGCTTGAAAAGGAAATTTTAGGAAAGGAGTCTGGTTTAACCAGTGGAAAAGAAGGATATGGACCCAATGCCAAACGTAAACAGCAATTGAAGGAGCAACGCAGACAGGATCTTGAAAATTATCAGAAACAAGTAGCTCCAAGATTGGAATATTTAGACAAAGAAATATCAAAAGTATATACTAACCTTGAAACTGAGAGAAAATCTACAGAAACCTTTGAAGATAAATTCAATGGATTTGCAGCCCGGCTCCAGGCTTTGGATGAACTGGGTAAGAACTCTGCTATTATAGGGTTGGCAGCTACTTTTATTATGGGGCTTTTTATCTGTCTCGAAATTTCTCCGGTTCTGGTAAAACTGATTTCTCATGTGGGACCTTATGATTATCTTTTAGAAAAAACAGAAAATGACTTCAGGTTATATTCTAAGGAAAAAATTGAAAAAGGAAATGCTCTCACTGATTTCAGAGTCGAGGATTTCAAGGATAATCTAAAAAAATAG
- a CDS encoding AAA family ATPase — protein MIIDKEEIRKKKKKLDDCKAYLKKEFIGIDKIIDDIMEYIQIWYLMPEILTRPVVINLWGMTGVGKTDLVRKMVRFLDFQNRFVEIELSNTDETSWSKSVSDILQTNGLSDEKPSIALFDEIQRFNTIDPDGMPVPQTKFTDFWELLSDGRLSKREREDLEHYLFSYLFRKKENDRRKLNGETELDENPYLNLWDAKELKKYLSMDDDVMSIIDMKEEDMIKLIRKKQKEKKIYEPVDYSKMLIIISGNLDEAFQMSRETSEADVDANIYHAFTKKITMVDIKNALARKFRPEQVARFGNIHLIYFSLKTEDFHKLIQREISNLKHKTKTKFGVSLKINKTINDLIYRNGVFPVQGVRPVFSSVVDILDTNLSKFLFEAIIHEDKNIEIDYLQDKKIIIGKIGTRTIEIPYLGRIDSIRQANQQDAVANISVHECGHAVSYMLYTGFAPLQLKSKVASSYAAGFTFPHQIHDTKESLLNRIKIYLAGGIAEEIIFGDQHASIGRSHDREQATSLAIDFIRKYGFEKEYQATYNLEPYPQRMQQHITDERIETLMQELVQKTREDLTLHLELLKNMSKILSEKGSMSPKEIYDIATEHQLIVSIKEEGHLQITNYHNLLNS, from the coding sequence ATGATTATTGATAAAGAAGAAATTCGGAAGAAAAAGAAAAAGCTGGATGACTGTAAAGCTTATCTTAAAAAAGAGTTTATCGGGATAGATAAAATCATCGATGATATTATGGAATATATCCAAATCTGGTATCTGATGCCTGAAATACTTACACGTCCCGTGGTTATCAACCTATGGGGAATGACCGGAGTAGGAAAAACAGATCTGGTGAGGAAAATGGTTCGTTTTCTTGATTTCCAAAATCGTTTTGTGGAAATAGAATTAAGCAATACGGATGAAACATCCTGGAGTAAAAGTGTTTCAGATATCTTACAAACTAATGGATTAAGTGATGAGAAACCCAGCATTGCTCTTTTTGATGAGATCCAGCGTTTCAATACTATAGATCCGGATGGTATGCCGGTTCCTCAAACCAAGTTTACTGATTTTTGGGAGCTTTTGAGTGATGGACGTTTAAGTAAAAGAGAACGGGAAGATCTTGAACACTATCTGTTCTCCTACCTTTTCCGCAAAAAAGAAAATGACAGACGAAAGTTGAACGGAGAAACAGAGCTGGATGAAAATCCATATCTAAATCTATGGGATGCCAAAGAATTAAAAAAATACCTCAGCATGGATGATGATGTCATGAGCATTATTGATATGAAGGAGGAAGATATGATTAAACTGATTCGCAAGAAGCAGAAAGAAAAGAAAATCTATGAGCCTGTAGACTACAGCAAAATGCTTATCATCATCAGTGGAAATCTGGATGAAGCTTTTCAGATGTCAAGAGAAACCAGTGAAGCAGATGTGGATGCCAATATCTACCATGCCTTTACTAAAAAAATAACTATGGTTGACATTAAAAATGCTTTAGCCAGAAAGTTCCGTCCTGAGCAGGTAGCCAGATTCGGAAATATTCATCTGATTTATTTTTCATTAAAAACCGAGGATTTCCATAAACTGATTCAACGGGAAATCAGTAATCTGAAGCATAAAACCAAAACGAAATTCGGAGTTTCTTTAAAAATAAATAAAACCATCAACGACCTGATCTACAGAAACGGAGTTTTCCCGGTTCAGGGAGTACGTCCTGTATTCAGCAGTGTAGTGGATATTCTGGATACGAATCTCAGTAAATTCCTGTTTGAAGCCATTATCCATGAAGATAAAAACATTGAAATCGATTATCTTCAGGATAAAAAGATCATTATCGGAAAGATCGGCACCAGAACTATTGAAATTCCTTATCTGGGAAGAATTGATAGCATACGTCAGGCGAATCAACAGGACGCAGTGGCCAACATCAGTGTTCATGAATGCGGACATGCCGTTTCTTATATGCTTTATACAGGTTTTGCACCACTACAGCTTAAAAGTAAAGTAGCAAGCAGCTATGCAGCCGGTTTTACATTTCCACACCAAATCCACGATACCAAAGAAAGTCTTCTGAACAGAATCAAAATTTATCTGGCAGGGGGCATTGCCGAAGAAATTATTTTTGGAGACCAGCATGCCAGCATCGGAAGAAGCCATGACAGGGAGCAAGCAACAAGCCTTGCCATTGACTTTATCAGAAAATACGGTTTCGAAAAAGAATATCAGGCTACTTATAATCTGGAACCCTATCCTCAACGTATGCAGCAACATATCACTGATGAAAGAATTGAAACACTGATGCAGGAACTCGTACAAAAAACGAGAGAAGATCTGACTCTGCACCTTGAACTACTCAAAAATATGAGCAAGATCCTTAGTGAAAAAGGAAGCATGTCTCCTAAAGAAATTTATGATATAGCTACTGAACACCAATTAATAGTAAGCATTAAGGAGGAGGGACACCTTCAAATTACTAATTATCATAATTTATTAAATTCCTAG
- a CDS encoding phage tail protein: MKNLFLACTLVLSGILAPALKAQATEPFLGQIAFVPYTFVPKNWAECNGQIMAISQNQALFALLGTTYGGNGVTTFALPDMRGRVLVHNGQAPGGPTVYSMGQIGGSESVTLTVTQMPAHNHTVNAVTAEGNQSTPTNNLPADTKGLDKEYSDTSTNTTMKASMVNNTGGNQPHENRPPFLTLKCIIALSGIFPTQN, encoded by the coding sequence ATGAAAAACTTATTTTTAGCATGTACATTAGTACTTAGCGGCATATTAGCTCCTGCATTAAAAGCTCAGGCAACTGAACCTTTTTTAGGACAAATTGCATTTGTGCCTTATACTTTTGTTCCCAAAAACTGGGCAGAATGCAACGGTCAGATTATGGCAATCTCCCAGAATCAAGCTCTTTTTGCTCTTCTGGGGACTACTTATGGAGGAAACGGTGTTACCACATTTGCATTACCTGATATGAGAGGAAGAGTACTTGTTCATAATGGGCAAGCTCCAGGTGGGCCAACAGTCTATTCAATGGGACAAATTGGAGGCAGTGAAAGTGTAACATTGACCGTTACTCAAATGCCTGCTCACAACCATACCGTGAATGCTGTAACTGCTGAAGGAAATCAAAGTACACCAACAAACAACCTACCTGCAGATACAAAAGGGCTTGATAAAGAATATTCTGATACTTCAACAAATACAACAATGAAAGCCTCAATGGTCAATAATACAGGAGGAAACCAACCCCATGAAAACAGACCACCATTCCTTACCCTGAAGTGTATCATTGCATTATCTGGAATATTTCCAACACAAAATTAA
- a CDS encoding T9SS type A sorting domain-containing protein: MKFLYLLCLVLAGSASAQTITFNGCHNLFDDQNFIFNKTAVDAFNKNIYITTPVDGQPCGGLGTCEFKIQWNNALTRWEFLADEGYGTFTNPQLIYYNSTGGNAFSFPPGNSNGTWVENTVVTTSLCGGNLTPTNSVMTGDIQGPTLGTQEMVKSKIQIFPNPVSDFIRISGINDGQMVQIYNIDGRLVKSEIFDPKVDVSQLSSGIYVLKITTRGLQSHEFKFVKK; this comes from the coding sequence ATGAAATTTCTTTACTTATTATGTCTGGTATTGGCAGGCTCAGCTTCGGCCCAGACAATTACCTTTAATGGATGTCATAATTTGTTTGATGATCAGAATTTCATTTTCAACAAAACGGCAGTAGATGCTTTTAATAAAAACATTTATATCACAACACCTGTTGATGGACAACCATGCGGAGGATTGGGAACCTGCGAGTTTAAAATTCAATGGAACAATGCTCTTACAAGATGGGAATTTCTTGCTGATGAGGGATATGGCACATTTACAAACCCTCAACTCATCTACTATAATTCAACAGGAGGAAATGCCTTTTCTTTTCCTCCAGGAAATTCCAATGGAACCTGGGTTGAAAATACGGTGGTTACAACTTCCCTATGTGGAGGAAACCTTACTCCTACAAATTCTGTAATGACCGGTGATATACAGGGACCTACACTAGGAACGCAGGAAATGGTAAAAAGCAAAATTCAAATTTTTCCTAATCCGGTTTCAGACTTTATCCGGATTTCAGGAATTAATGATGGGCAGATGGTTCAGATTTACAATATTGACGGACGTCTTGTAAAGTCTGAAATATTTGATCCTAAAGTTGATGTATCACAACTTAGCTCAGGAATTTATGTATTAAAAATTACAACGCGGGGGTTGCAGTCTCATGAGTTTAAATTTGTAAAAAAATAA
- a CDS encoding KTSC domain-containing protein — translation MPSSVVHHFIYFPETEILRVIYQSGAVYDYFKVPLTIVENFSKASSRGKFLNKVIKPGFRYKKVT, via the coding sequence ATGCCTTCAAGTGTTGTTCATCATTTCATCTATTTTCCGGAAACTGAAATATTAAGGGTTATATATCAGTCAGGTGCTGTATATGATTATTTTAAGGTTCCACTCACTATTGTTGAAAATTTTAGCAAGGCATCTTCCAGAGGAAAATTTTTGAATAAGGTGATCAAACCCGGATTCAGATATAAAAAAGTAACATAA
- the guaB gene encoding IMP dehydrogenase: MSIHNKIVETAITFDDVLLVPSYSEVLPNQVSLKSRLTDKITLNVPIVSAAMDTVTEGDLAIALARVGGLGFIHKNMTIAEQAGQVNRVKRSENGMISDPVTLSKDHTLGQAKEMMAKFKISGLPVVDADNVLIGIITNRDVKYQENLDMKVEEIMTKENLITSDKDTNLEKAKEILLRNRVEKLPIVDKDNKLVGLITIKDIDNQLEYPNANKDQNGRLIVGAGVGVGEDTLDRIEALVKAGVDIVAIDSAHGHSKGVLDKISEIRKAYPNLDIVGGNIVTAEAAADLIKAGANVLKVGVGPGSICTTRVVAGVGVPQLSAIYNVYEYAKSQNVTVIADGGIKLSGDIVKAIASGAGAVMLGSLLAGTDEAPGEEIIFQGRKFKSYQGMGSLSAMKRGGKERYFQSEAKKFVPEGIEGRVPHKGKLEDVIFQLTGGLRAGMGYCGAKDIEALQKDSKLVMITGSGLKESHPHDVIITQEAPNYSL; the protein is encoded by the coding sequence ATGTCTATTCATAACAAAATTGTAGAGACAGCCATCACTTTCGATGACGTTCTTCTAGTCCCTTCTTATTCAGAAGTTTTACCTAACCAGGTTTCATTAAAATCAAGACTTACCGACAAAATCACGCTGAATGTTCCGATAGTTTCCGCTGCAATGGACACTGTTACTGAAGGTGATTTAGCAATTGCCCTGGCAAGAGTTGGAGGTTTAGGCTTTATCCACAAAAACATGACGATTGCCGAGCAGGCAGGACAAGTGAACCGTGTGAAACGTTCCGAAAACGGAATGATCTCAGATCCGGTTACCCTTTCAAAAGACCACACCTTAGGACAAGCTAAAGAGATGATGGCTAAGTTCAAAATCTCAGGACTTCCTGTAGTGGATGCTGATAATGTTCTTATCGGAATTATTACCAACAGAGATGTAAAATATCAAGAGAATCTTGATATGAAAGTGGAGGAGATCATGACCAAAGAAAACTTGATCACTTCAGACAAAGATACCAACCTTGAGAAAGCAAAAGAAATCCTTCTTAGAAACAGAGTGGAGAAATTACCAATCGTAGATAAGGATAACAAGCTTGTAGGTTTAATTACCATTAAAGATATTGATAATCAACTTGAATATCCTAATGCAAATAAAGACCAGAACGGAAGACTTATCGTAGGAGCAGGAGTTGGCGTTGGAGAAGATACTCTAGACAGAATTGAAGCTCTAGTAAAGGCAGGAGTTGATATTGTAGCAATTGACTCTGCTCACGGACATTCTAAAGGAGTTTTAGACAAAATTTCTGAGATCAGAAAAGCTTATCCAAACTTAGATATCGTAGGGGGAAATATTGTAACTGCTGAAGCCGCTGCCGATCTTATCAAAGCAGGGGCTAATGTTCTTAAAGTAGGTGTTGGCCCAGGTTCTATCTGTACAACAAGAGTTGTTGCTGGAGTTGGAGTCCCTCAGTTATCTGCTATATACAATGTATACGAATATGCTAAATCTCAAAATGTAACTGTAATTGCAGATGGTGGTATTAAGCTTTCCGGTGATATTGTAAAAGCTATTGCAAGTGGAGCAGGAGCAGTAATGCTAGGTTCCCTTTTAGCAGGTACAGACGAAGCACCGGGAGAGGAAATTATTTTCCAGGGAAGAAAATTTAAGTCTTACCAAGGGATGGGAAGCCTTTCTGCAATGAAGAGAGGTGGAAAAGAAAGATATTTTCAAAGTGAAGCTAAGAAGTTCGTTCCGGAAGGAATTGAAGGAAGAGTTCCGCATAAAGGAAAATTAGAAGATGTAATCTTCCAGTTAACCGGAGGTTTAAGAGCAGGTATGGGATATTGTGGAGCTAAAGATATTGAAGCTTTACAGAAAGATTCCAAATTGGTAATGATTACTGGAAGTGGATTGAAAGAATCACATCCACACGATGTAATTATCACTCAGGAAGCTCCAAACTATTCTTTATAA
- a CDS encoding DUF4252 domain-containing protein, with protein MKTIRTIILSILVIGALQSCIVSEKPNMDFFSDPGYNFKEAKFTSFNVPLLLAKPYIKKALREDGESEELISLIKKVSKIKVLTVENGSKEMLNDYAKFLDNNHYEDWATIKHNGENVNLRVKQKGESIRNMLITVNSDKELVFVDVKGEFTPDDISKMINAVSDK; from the coding sequence ATGAAAACTATCAGAACTATTATCTTATCAATTTTGGTAATCGGCGCCCTACAATCCTGCATTGTTTCCGAAAAGCCCAATATGGATTTCTTTTCAGATCCCGGATATAATTTTAAAGAGGCTAAGTTTACAAGTTTTAATGTACCATTATTACTAGCTAAACCTTATATAAAAAAAGCTTTAAGAGAAGATGGAGAAAGTGAAGAGCTCATCAGCCTTATCAAAAAAGTTTCTAAAATTAAGGTTCTTACAGTGGAAAACGGAAGCAAAGAAATGTTGAATGATTATGCCAAATTTTTGGATAATAATCATTACGAAGACTGGGCTACCATAAAACATAACGGCGAAAATGTAAACCTGCGGGTAAAGCAAAAAGGAGAGTCTATTAGAAATATGCTGATTACAGTGAATTCAGATAAAGAACTGGTTTTTGTAGATGTAAAAGGAGAATTTACTCCCGACGATATTTCGAAAATGATTAATGCTGTCTCAGATAAGTAA
- a CDS encoding DUF4252 domain-containing protein, whose product MKKLFIIFALAFSHFFNVYGQKDKFDQLFDKYQEVEGVTSIKIAKPMFGMLSSLNIDDSQLDQIKPLLSKINGLKILITENPEKGNTAEGRKVQSNMSQLSKDISSYLKNLNYSEIMSVNNAGNKVKFLSAEAKNGILDDLLLSIDGGSGENIFVMLDGKLSMDDVSKIINSSETKKNPISSTRNNLTSGNNSSYLNGEARNVGDFSGIQVSTGVNVIFKQEKPTSVKVIADSDKLEYIITKVENGILKIYIDNKGVRNLRFKNLSVNVSSPKMDNIDVSSGSNFTVVNSIQEKNMKIDASSGANITGDFKVSNTASISVSSGSNVRAGITAGNIGIKSSSGSNMSLSGKADSGTIDISSGALCKADDLKFTYLETEATSGGNLTVSVSDKLKVRASSGGSVRYRGRPEIDANISKTSGGLLRPMD is encoded by the coding sequence ATGAAAAAACTATTCATAATATTCGCTCTTGCTTTTTCCCATTTCTTTAATGTATATGGACAAAAAGATAAATTTGATCAACTCTTTGACAAATATCAGGAAGTAGAGGGAGTAACCTCTATTAAGATTGCCAAACCAATGTTCGGGATGCTCAGCAGTCTTAATATTGATGATTCCCAGCTGGATCAGATAAAACCGCTATTGTCAAAGATCAACGGACTTAAGATTCTGATTACGGAAAATCCGGAAAAAGGGAATACTGCTGAGGGCCGTAAGGTTCAGAGTAACATGTCTCAACTAAGTAAAGATATTTCTTCTTATTTAAAGAATCTGAACTACAGCGAAATCATGTCCGTAAATAATGCAGGGAATAAAGTGAAATTCCTTTCTGCAGAAGCTAAAAATGGTATTTTGGACGACCTGTTATTAAGTATTGACGGCGGAAGTGGAGAAAATATTTTTGTAATGCTTGACGGAAAACTGTCAATGGATGATGTCAGCAAGATCATTAATTCCAGCGAAACCAAAAAGAACCCGATTTCCAGCACAAGAAATAATCTTACTTCAGGGAATAACTCTTCTTATCTCAATGGAGAAGCCAGAAATGTAGGTGATTTTTCAGGAATTCAGGTAAGTACCGGTGTTAACGTAATCTTTAAACAGGAAAAACCAACCAGTGTAAAAGTGATCGCTGATTCAGATAAATTAGAATACATTATTACAAAGGTGGAGAATGGTATTTTAAAAATTTATATTGATAACAAAGGAGTAAGAAACCTGAGATTTAAAAATTTAAGTGTTAATGTTTCTTCCCCAAAAATGGATAATATTGATGTCTCATCAGGCTCTAACTTTACGGTTGTCAATTCTATTCAGGAAAAAAATATGAAAATTGATGCCTCATCTGGGGCCAATATTACCGGTGATTTCAAAGTTTCAAATACTGCAAGTATTTCAGTATCCTCAGGATCAAATGTGAGAGCAGGAATTACAGCCGGAAATATAGGGATTAAAAGTTCAAGCGGGTCTAATATGAGTTTGAGTGGAAAAGCAGATTCCGGAACTATAGATATCAGCAGTGGAGCTTTATGTAAAGCGGACGATCTGAAATTCACCTACCTTGAAACGGAAGCTACTTCCGGAGGAAATCTTACGGTAAGCGTGTCCGATAAATTGAAGGTAAGAGCATCTTCCGGAGGCTCTGTGAGATATAGAGGAAGACCAGAGATAGATGCTAACATCAGTAAGACATCAGGTGGACTGCTAAGACCAATGGACTAA
- a CDS encoding RNA polymerase sigma factor — MTQETFKNTVFILKDEMYRFAKRFVMSSDEAEDVVQDIMMKFWQKRDELEQFGNLKSYALKSVRNECLNRLKHHDVKIGFADMQLHRSELYSMEVDNLKEHIIGFINQLPEKQKLVIHLKDVEEYDVSEISEMLEMEENAVRVNLMRARQKVKEQISQLMSYEKRSITR, encoded by the coding sequence ATGACCCAAGAAACTTTCAAGAATACGGTGTTTATTCTCAAAGACGAGATGTATCGTTTTGCGAAGCGATTCGTCATGAGTAGTGATGAGGCAGAAGATGTAGTGCAGGATATCATGATGAAGTTCTGGCAGAAGAGGGATGAACTGGAGCAGTTTGGAAACTTAAAATCCTATGCGCTGAAGTCTGTCCGGAACGAATGCCTGAACCGCCTGAAACATCACGATGTGAAGATAGGCTTTGCGGATATGCAACTTCATCGGTCGGAGCTTTACAGTATGGAAGTTGATAACCTTAAGGAACATATTATAGGATTTATCAATCAACTTCCCGAAAAGCAAAAGCTGGTGATCCACTTGAAAGATGTAGAAGAGTACGATGTTTCCGAAATTTCTGAAATGCTGGAAATGGAGGAGAATGCAGTAAGGGTAAACCTTATGCGAGCAAGACAAAAAGTAAAAGAACAAATCTCACAACTGATGAGCTATGAAAAAAGATCAATTACAAGATAA
- a CDS encoding DUF6705 family protein has product MEKTGLKLISIFIAFSFLSCRAQQIYPLKTDYTEVPQNSYLKDSNNELDSFIGIWKGSFKGNLITLFVTKETQRLFNENQNKYYKDILSIKYVVKNSSGIVLQNTQDMNFEPNQLTHTIYSQWPENNGNSLLLYYGGTNCSVGWGSIILKRLNSSQISWEYRPNDIILDSKRCPPGTDINIYLPETKDLIFTKQ; this is encoded by the coding sequence ATGGAAAAAACAGGCTTAAAATTAATTAGTATTTTTATAGCATTCTCATTTTTATCATGTAGAGCGCAACAAATTTATCCTTTAAAAACAGATTATACAGAAGTACCTCAAAACTCTTACCTTAAGGATTCCAATAATGAATTAGATAGCTTTATAGGCATCTGGAAAGGAAGTTTTAAAGGAAATTTGATTACATTATTTGTTACAAAAGAAACTCAAAGACTTTTTAATGAAAATCAAAATAAATACTATAAAGATATACTTTCTATAAAATATGTTGTTAAAAATTCATCTGGAATAGTTCTTCAAAATACACAGGATATGAACTTTGAGCCGAATCAATTAACACATACAATTTATAGCCAATGGCCAGAAAATAATGGGAATAGCCTATTGTTGTATTATGGAGGCACCAATTGTAGCGTAGGTTGGGGCAGTATAATATTAAAAAGGCTTAATAGTAGTCAAATATCATGGGAATATCGCCCAAACGATATAATTCTTGACAGCAAAAGATGTCCACCTGGAACAGATATCAATATTTATCTTCCTGAGACAAAGGATCTGATATTCACAAAACAATAG